TCTTGGTGACATGGTTTGCCGATTTGTTTACACGTCAACGCTTTGGAGGCGAACGACTTGGAGATGCAAAGTAAACAACGAAAcgaatttaattttaagccaaaaaaaaacttgtcgGATGGGTTTTACAGAATGACGATAAACTCTGGCATTAAAACGGACCTGTAAGCACAACAGTTATCAGTGTCTGAGGATAACATACCGAGAATTGTCGAAACATAATCCAAAACATTATCTGCTCCTTCTCCTTCATGTAATAGGTCGGGCGTAACAAGCGAACGTTAAACCAATTAGGTGCTAGACTGAACTGGCAATATAATTTTATAACTGATaagaaacaaataataaaaaaaacgcgaTGAAGCATACCGTCGTTTGTATTCGTACCGCTTGTTTATGCCGTTTGCGGATGGCGATATACTTGGAAATCCAGCTGCGTATTGTTGGGGGGGTTGCAGTGGCTTCGTTCGTTTGACGTTGAGATTGTCCTGAGGTGAAAAATCGAGGGCAGCTGATTGTCAAAGGGTTACGATGCGCCTTCGGTGTAGCGCGGAATGATCGATGAGACGGCCACCAAGCAATCATCAGTTCTCGATAATCtagaatttcaaaaacaattaaaataagGACATATAATCACTTGGGCAATCGATTCAGACTAACCTCCAGCTttttgtttctggtttttgtGGCTCCAGATCAAGTGGAACTTGTTCTGGAGTGAGAAATCTCAAAACTTTGACAAGGAACCTGGGCACGTCCATTGTTCAGCGTTCCCATCCTATTCCACATGCCAAGGTTACATTTTCTCCATCGTTGTCTGCGAATTTTGGCTTCCAACCACCACAAAGGTACGAATCTTTTTTCAAGTTTCAACTGCCACATGAGAAGTAAAACGCATTGCACAACAGGACACGTTTATAAGCCTTGGTGTCATTCTGCCACTAAGTTGGGGGTTAATATTCAATTACAAATTCACTTTTGGTGTGCTATAcctttgaaaatattaaataagAAGATGCCGACGCACACGATGTTGTAGTGTACAATTATACTTATCATGGTGGATTTTGTTTTGCCCCGTCATGGAATTCTGAAGAAGAATGAACATGACTGAAGTCGTAACAACTTTGAGTTTTCTATTTGTCCTTGGGATAACCGTGGAAAGGATGGTACAGTTGCCAATCCAATATCCTGCTTCTGCCTGTAACTTCAAACAAAATTAGCTGACGCATCAACAGTGAAAATGTTATACTCTTACGTAACTCACCACGTTTGCTTTCGTTCTTTAAGTTCACGAAACGGTTGTTGTTTAGTAAATTGCCACGTTTTCATTTGTGGCGATGAGTAAACCCAACTGTCTGGATAGTTCCTCTTTTCTCCCGGGGATTCAGAGTTCCGGGTTTCGCAGTTTCTCTGCATGCTGATGGCAAATTCGTGTAGCAAGTAGCTTCTTCACAGGCAGAGAGTGCACTGGAATCTACGCCGGAGGGTTCACAACCCTCTTTCCAGTACTGTCCAAGAGGTCCTACGGAATTCGTTTGATACACGCCAATCTTGCCGGAGTTGTTTGATAGCCTACTCTTGCGTCGCAATCTTGAGGTTTTAAGGAAATTTGTTCATCACTGTTGTCATATGGTAAACCATACcaaattttgttcaaaacATTTGTCCAGATCCGGtttgaatacaattttattCGTTATGCAAAATTGTACGATTAGGTACTTAGCCATAACTTACTTTTGTAACTAATGATTAACAAGATTTCATACTTTTCTGAATCTGGAGACTTGCACAGTTCGTAAACGCTACAGAATTCTGCTGCTGAAGTGATCGGACGGACCCGGAGAGCAGTTCGTAACCCGGCCAAGATTCCGAACTCTTTCAGTAGCATTGCACATGTTCGACTTTGGTGGTTCCGATGCAATAACGATCGGATTAGGGCCTGTGATAGCTTCATTCAATaacacaaatgaaaaaaataaataaataataactaAAAAACTATGTAAACGAAATAGCTTTCTAGGAGCGACTTACCATTATATCGATCTGCTTCCGACATAGCTAAACAATACAGGCAATCACCGCGGCGACAGTTTTTCAAATGGTGGATTATTATGCGTGACGACCGGCAATGAGGTACGCACGGTTTTACGCTTTCACATGTCCTCACGTGGTGCAAAACATCCTTCATAGCCTGGCAGTGTGGAATGGGGCACTGGTAACGCTATAACAAacacaacagaaaaaaagaaattatactTTAACTTCAATCAAAAAGTTAATAAAGCAGTACATATTTTACCTGGTTCCTCCCATATTGGCATTCGTGAGCATGGAGAATCAATATTATGTTTTCTCGGACTATATTTCGTTTTTCGGCATCGGTAAGAGTAGGACGGATTGTACCAGTTTTGGTAACACCAGTCGATCCTGCAACATATGGTGCCACGGGCGCAACAGGCGGAGCGGCTCCCCAACCAACGTCCATTACCACGTTTGGTGTCTCGGGCTTCTGCAGCTGATTCCAGTTTAAACTCTCTGTCGATGGCACCGCAATTAAAGCTGGATTTACGTTGTGCTGGATGAAAGGTGACATCGGCTGGGATGATGGCTCCTTATTGtgcttttctctttctgctTTTTGAATTATCAGCAGCTTATTCTGAAAattcttgatcttcttctttgcgCTAGAGCAATGAGGCACGATGCAAATCGGATTGGTGCAGAGTTTTGCGTGGTAGATAATGAGAGCGACGAGCTCTGCGCAGGTTGGGCAGCTACTCCTTGAATCAAGGCTGATTTCCGTTATGGACTTGGCCGCTTTCAATTTACACGAAAGGTTGTGACTAATAATCAGCTTCATCGATTTACAATAAGGTTCACGGCAATTAGCAACACAGCACTGAAAAGAGTGAAGAAGCGAACTGATACGACGATcgatttttgattttcgaGCTTCTTTGATATCCCTACAACCTTCTGGTGGTTCCTGGATGTCTAGGTCGAATCCCAAGATCTCCATCTTATGATGATGTCTACCCTTTTGATAGCACGGGATGCACAAAATGAAATATTCACATTTGGCGCAGTGGAATCGCGTCTCCACCTTCGATTTGCAAATTGTGCAAACGTCATAGCGCAAGTCGGTTCCTTGGCAATGCAATTCTGTTAAGATGTATGACGCTATCGCGTTGAAATTCCACACTTGCAACTGCTTATTCTTCTGATGCGTTATTGCGTTTGGCACAACTTGTGACAGGACACCTTTTCGTGGTTCCGTCTGCGGTACAACTGTCGCCTGTTCCCAAATTTGCACGGCAGATTGCATTGGACTTCCTGCGAATCTACGTTGATCTCTTGATGGAGAGAGTAGACGATCTATTTTACGTGAGATATCCTcattttgattgtattgcttAACTTGCTCATTTCTGGCAATAATCAAGTGCTGCTTTTCTTTATTGTCAGCCACGACAGGAACTGCAACAGATGTTACCTTCTCAGTGACCAGCTTTTCGAACTCGGCTTTAAGCCCGTCGAACTGGGTCTTATACTTGCGATATCGGTTTAGCTCCTCAGCATGGTTGGCAGCAGCTGCAATCATTTTTGACTGTAATTTTTGCGATTCCTTTCTTGCTTTGCGAACTTCTTCCTGCAGCTGAGCTTGAACCGACATCAAATCGGCGTTTGACTTCTGAACTTCAGTTAATTGTCTGGCCGAATTTCCAAACGCCTCCTTCATCTCTTCCACTTGCTTCTGAAGTTGATTGCATCGCTTTTCGGCCAAGCCTCCAACAACTTTAGGCTCTGCAATTTCTCCAGGTGTTGCTTGATTTGTTCGTTCATGCAAGATGATCGCTAGTTCAGACCGACTCGTTTCTAGTTGCTTACGGACAGCGCGCAGCTGCTCAACGTCCGTGGTGCTTAGAACCAACACCATGGCATACTTTTCTCGAGTTTCTTTTGTATGTTTAAATATAATCGGTGATTCTTTATGTGCTATTGTTTCAGAGTCCTCAGCCAATTCAACTTTTTCAACTGCGAGCATTAGATCGGTTTCGAATCGTACGATTCGATTTGTCGTCCCTTCTGACTGGCAAGCCTTTTCTTTGGTTAAGACCGCCACTTTTTCTTCCATGATCTAATGGAAATTTATTGCAATTTATAACAACTGAAAAGAAAGCAACAACACATGAATACCTTCAGCTTATTTTCTGCGCTTTGAAGCTTTGTACGTATGATTTGAAAAAACGTTTCATTAACTGAGGCCACTTGCAGATCCGTTTTTGCTTTAAGGGTAAGATTAACTGCGTTacttttacaaaaaaaattttgagaaAGAATGCCATTGATAGAGCTACGTTAAGTAACgaatgtttttgaaaaattattaaccCGTCTGTGCCGTAGAAAATAAGGTCATCCCGATTATGTTTGTTGTCTACTCGGTCTGGACTCTGCAACCGAACCTTCTTGCTAAATGGTGTACTGGATCCTGGAGCCTCGTCCAACCGCCGTTTATTGGTCCGCTGAATATCTTGACAAGATGCTGTAGATTTGCCGCAGACAATTGGTTAGTTTATCATACTCAACACGTCATCAAGAATACTCACGACGTGCTGCACCTTTTCCACTTATTTTCTCAGATTCCCCCATAGAACTATTGTTTTTAGCCTGACTGCCTTGGTTTATCACAGCATCTTTATCGCTGCTACAGCTTAGCTCAGGAATACTTCCAGGAACTGCTTGTTCTCTATCTAACAACCGAATAAGGAACGAAAGGACGTCCATACAGgctaggaaaaaaaaaccacacaaAGAAGGAGTGTATGGTTAAACTGACAAATCTATAAGCCGATTATggatcttacgtttattactgTTGCCCAGAGTGGTACTAAACCAGTTAACCGGATCAGATGGCGTTTCCGTAGAGCTTGAAAATTGCCCTGATACAGCAGTTTCCCATCGGACGTTTCTGTACGTCTGAAAGAAATTGTTGACCTTAACTTGAGTGGTTCTTGCCATTTGAAGTTTGTCTTGAAATCtgaaaagaaattgtttcaaatATCATGTTGGACAAAGGAATGAACTATATAGCATACTCAGTTGTTAGCTGATATATTTGGTTGATTGTAGTGGACACATCTTTTTGGGGATGCATATGAAATCCCATTGTTGCTTTCAGAGATTCCAACTGAGCAATGGTTTCTGTGTTTGATGAATTCCATAGACTTATTTTCTGTTGGAGCCAGCTTATCCAA
This sequence is a window from Daphnia magna isolate NIES linkage group LG7, ASM2063170v1.1, whole genome shotgun sequence. Protein-coding genes within it:
- the LOC116926015 gene encoding uncharacterized protein LOC116926015, whose translation is MSNKNNLPKQSSFLDEEFISCENCLILFEKDETEQEPHHEKGCHHFFCPPCIQSLTCSDTRILTNCSGCNFLEKKREKHKTTSWSDVDWCSNCNITASIGCREGKHVIQNANDLYTLCSQRIKVLSDETNYACEHTLRDCHKIKSAHEVILAWISWLQQKISLWNSSNTETIAQLESLKATMGFHMHPQKDVSTTINQIYQLTTEFQDKLQMARTTQVKVNNFFQTYRNVRWETAVSGQFSSSTETPSDPVNWFSTTLGNSNKPCMDVLSFLIRLLDREQAVPGSIPELSCSSDKDAVINQGSQAKNNSSMGESEKISGKGAARPSCQDIQRTNKRRLDEAPGSSTPFSKKVRLQSPDRVDNKHNRDDLIFYGTDGNAVNLTLKAKTDLQVASVNETFFQIIRTKLQSAENKLKIMEEKVAVLTKEKACQSEGTTNRIVRFETDLMLAVEKVELAEDSETIAHKESPIIFKHTKETREKYAMVLVLSTTDVEQLRAVRKQLETSRSELAIILHERTNQATPGEIAEPKVVGGLAEKRCNQLQKQVEEMKEAFGNSARQLTEVQKSNADLMSVQAQLQEEVRKARKESQKLQSKMIAAAANHAEELNRYRKYKTQFDGLKAEFEKLVTEKVTSVAVPVVADNKEKQHLIIARNEQVKQYNQNEDISRKIDRLLSPSRDQRRFAGSPMQSAVQIWEQATVVPQTEPRKGVLSQVVPNAITHQKNKQLQVWNFNAIASYILTELHCQGTDLRYDVCTICKSKVETRFHCAKCEYFILCIPCYQKGRHHHKMEILGFDLDIQEPPEGCRDIKEARKSKIDRRISSLLHSFQCCVANCREPYCKSMKLIISHNLSCKLKAAKSITEISLDSRSSCPTCAELVALIIYHAKLCTNPICIVPHCSSAKKKIKNFQNKLLIIQKAEREKHNKEPSSQPMSPFIQHNVNPALIAVPSTESLNWNQLQKPETPNVVMDVGWGAAPPVAPVAPYVAGSTGVTKTGTIRPTLTDAEKRNIVRENIILILHAHECQYGRNQRYQCPIPHCQAMKDVLHHVRTCESVKPCVPHCRSSRIIIHHLKNCRRGDCLYCLAMSEADRYNAITGPNPIVIASEPPKSNMCNATERVRNLGRVTNCSPGPSDHFSSRIL